One genomic region from Colletes latitarsis isolate SP2378_abdomen chromosome 10, iyColLati1, whole genome shotgun sequence encodes:
- the Trc8 gene encoding TRC8 ring finger protein — protein MENSTPKRFLGFINVIIRVPHLFVIDELLRIGFGLPTQSVVLDSTENGFKMSKNVASTVDTMASVTSNLFVMESFDFGHLAYKMYFMIVLKFVCCCLGFIATICTFMLWAKHLIVVYLHLISMGVIMLSHWSNVSTIKAITAYVDAHGSTTHILNDILCFNIKYILNEGPGYVLIENYILQCILASIFCYTHLAPKHPILQKLLVLSFMTPSILAIYPLPTQFLHHTPVFAALLPMAVCNFVFWYHGITMLKTIYMGYQHTSNFINHYGLSALAETEWIRLNVPCVLRTFWLLRVGRQVIEILLNHYGEETFTYFAMTKTLLISGCETLTAVLGMTSIISFICHYIGCFFQWVMLTEDWDEKSIGTLSAILFYILALQTGLTSLDGEKRLVRLCCNFCLLFTVVLHFVHNIVNPLLMSLSASHNPALHRHIRALAVCAFLILFPVLLLVYLWSHFTVSTWLLTVSVFNIEVIVKVVVSLAIYSLFLIDAYCSVFWEQLDDCVYIIRSFGNTVEFAFGIILLINGFWVLVFESSGAIRAVMMCLHAYLNIWCEAKTGWSVFMKRRMAVNKINSLPDAKAEQLQSLDDVCAICYQEMQSAKITLCKHFFHGICLRKWLYVQDRCPLCHKVLYKVENVQNNKGSSEVIVAEQPTRSNSEDNVPQTVNEDR, from the exons ATGGAAAATTCTACACCCAAGAGATTTTTAGGTTTTATTAATGTTATCATTAGAGTTCCACATCTATTTGTCATAGATGAATTACTTAGAATTGGATTTGGACTACCTACTCAGAGTGTAGTCCTAGATAGCACAGAGAATGGTTTTAAAATGTCAAAAAATGTAGCATCAACTGTGGATACAATGGCATCTGTAACATCCAATTTGTTTGTCATGGAATCATTTGACTTTGGACACCTTGCCTATAAGATGTATTTTATGATTGTACTGAAATTTGTATGTTGCTGTTTAG GATTTATTGCTACAATATGTACATTTATGTTATGGGCAAAACATCTCATAGTTGTGTACCTACATTTAATATCCATGGGAGTAATAATGCTATCCCATTGGTCAAATGTTAGTACAATAAAAGCTATTACAGCATATGTGGATGCACATGGATCCACGACTCATATACTCAATGATATTTTATGTTTCAATATAAAATACATCCTAAACGAAGGACCTGGGTATGTGTTAATTGAAAATTACATATTGCAATGCATATTAGCTAGCATTTTTTGTTACACTCATCTTGCCCCAAAACATCCGATTCTGCAAAAACTTCTTGTACTGAGTTTCATGACACCGTCTATTTTGGCCATTTATCCGCTACCG ACACAATTTCTTCACCACACCCCAGTCTTCGCGGCACTTCTTCCAATGGCAGTATGTAACTTTGTTTTCTGGTACCACGGCATTACCATGCTGAAGACAATCTACATGGGCTACCAACACACGAGTAACTTCATAAATCATTACGGGTTGTCCGCGCTCGCGGAAACTGAGTGGATACGATTGAACGTTCCGTGCGTGTTGCGCACGTTTTGGCTGTTACGCGTGGGACGCCAAGTCATCGAGATTCTTCTGAATCATTACGGCGAAGAAACGTTCACGTACTTCGCAATGACGAAGACGCTGTTGATAAGCGGCTGCGAGACCTTGACGGCGGTGTTGGGAATGACCAGTATAATTTCATTCATTTGCCATTACATCGGCTGCTTTTTCCAATGGGTGATGCTCACCGAAGACTGGGACGAGAAGAGTATCGGCACGTTGTCGGCGATTTTGTTTTACATTTTGGCTCTCCAAACCGGGCTGACCAGCTTGGACGGGGAGAAACGTTTGGTGCGGCTCTGCTGTAACTTCTGTCTACTGTTCACGGTGGTTCTGCACTTCGTGCACAACATCGTGAATCCTCTGTTAATGTCTTTGAGCGCTTCTCACAATCCGGCTCTTCATCGGCACATTCGCGCGCTGGCGGTCTGCGCGTTTCTGATACTGTTTCCGGTGTTGTTGCTCGTGTATCTGTGGTCACACTTCACCGTGAGTACGTGGCTTCTGACGGTGTCAGTGTTCAACATCGAGGTGATAGTAAAGGTGGTGGTCTCGCTCGCGATATACTCTCTGTTCCTGATCGACGCGTATTGCAGCGTGTTCTGGGAACAGCTCGACGATTGCGTCTACATTATACGTTCGTTCGGCAACACCGTTGAGTTCGCTTTCGGTATCATCCTCTTAATCAACGGCTTTTGGGTTCTGGTGTTCGAGTCTAGCGGGGCGATACGCGCCGTTATGATGTGCCTTCACGCCTATCTGAACATTTGGTGCGAGGCGAAGACCGGATGGAGCGTGTTCATGAAGCGTCGAATGGCCGTGAACAAAATCAATTCCCTGCCCGATGCAAAGGCGGAACAACTTCAGTCGTTGGACGACGTGTGTGCCATTTGCTACCAAGAGATGCAGAGCGCCAAGATCACGCTCTGCAAACACTTCTTCCACGGCATTTGTCTGCGGAAGTGGTTGTACGTGCAAGACCGTTGTCCGCTTTGTCACAAAGTGTTGTACAAAGTCGAGAATGTACAGAACAACAAGGGAAGTAGCGAAGTTATTGTCGCTGAACAACCGACGCGAAGCAATAGCGAAGATAACGTTCCCCAAACAGTAAACGAGGACAGGTGA
- the LOC143346020 gene encoding cilia- and flagella-associated protein 61 — protein MKICRANRSRSVNVAGKTLKTQTSVWWNGIELSRSCCKMMNFWFDEARAVHHGRKSEDVSSEILLTVRRMEHSDLPILERLIQPDTFEIFGETDLGRIYEASCLSVVQCNEKRDVVSGMCLCNYPNVPSVIPQDWPAWLDTLYGLENVTERNSMFVHFLVWDRRYTGHFFEDLLTGLFDVASYLLHVILVLPPRVIPADVFEQQMIRISSKCSTNTYSVQSLYVTVRHWKNSRLRIRRIVEEDNDLVIPIIGAESRLVEEFYGEYYVSEMVRYPNDYRQLIVSEDHDGLATGAMFLNRRVDVDVLNENFELGPYNGLRKPSEDDVFPPGSMEPSSETYFSIFSGKPRTKRIYGDSLSMLISAEDLEEPNESNSLQGLNDRRNEKFTEKPIGFSKSDILTEPSIIDNFSDNYGSKMQTSVFQDTLLDIPREFERLAVYARDGCYFFNEGRLTVPSIKSSEMLPPKEIQLPPQPIYRGEVNAFVLEIFARQPQIKNRCCRNFLEAAFECFPDLDYCVILLPSSHPFLPFLENFVRVPLRCNRDFPMTLYATHRASLLGRITTREGLLEDWEDVCQLLRGIPKAENTLSDLEAAVTKRRSDLFCYVFQWNDAIIGVAILCTEKDVAFIKRRYHVEDYMATQNVAYDAHGCILHFVLTPIFSVHLRFFFREIMRLSGLAVLYYRLEERALSALVNALDPRFQTRSQPLATCLDAMVFVNPRQRIEYKFRGYVETDKPKTTNEPFALFMTTPRLAILDHFIVDTKVVVVGASDCGVAFMEHLALGSTLDSVRFANLTLISPNGLPFEKQHGGAIVRSIPFRGRYCRDYRRLVVARAWINVIYGTVVTINRKEKYVTVMNQGNITYDYLILTCGLQYQRPRFREELEAHKSGEFPKHETPWNCLTINDDMQAVACLEKIQLSMSNFQDERRIVLYGHNIDCYCALQGLLESGINGAWITLIEPPLPANESRESVFFDDCEVYVETMNSISNSGVEVLVDWELIDWHLRSSIEGKFIEAIVLRSEGRTRTMECDVFVNFNEKTINMELFLAICRSGLVFDGQLVIDPEFRTNDPSIFAAGTVTKYSRKFCADSQQHKYYNSVEIGTRVSTADPGRFQRLVYFNLCKTHVDRCKLAKVLRSAIDTQQRGSKVSSLLVKSKACSTPPLFRSANVVACTLPGGYRYLHVRKPGKPVPRKQAIRCNSYGSVLKTGSCASEIGYFRIRLNRFDSVESITCCNKKEFELHHVIKLYGKHESLLNELKTRFQKSLISDLYAYFREPWAMAIFYDRFECLRVENRATLLSKTAIPGSSLVDDCIRALVKSKWEPKCTRSYTITNMSKSKCLDKFCNNDDRCPKCYSTVHLFSFVSHRSTTLQIPENDRRRIEEKYAGSVYQQELEESLLDFLQFSEEDIPVYCTPGKLRELYADNEDSPLYTYL, from the exons ATGAAAATTTGTCGCGCGAATCGCTCTCGATCAGTGAACGTGGCCGGGAAAACTTTAAAAACTCAAACTTCAGTTTGGTGGAACGGTATCGAGCTTTCTCGTAGCTGCTGCAAGATGATGAATTTTTGGTTCGACGAGGCAAGGGCGGTCCACCATGGACGAAAGAGCGAAGATGTGTCGTCGGAGATCCTCCTGACCGTCAGACGCATGGAACACTCTGACCTGCCCATCCTGGAGAGGCTGATTCAACCGGACACGTTCGAAATCTTTGGCGAAACCGACCTCGGACGAATCTA CGAGGCGTCCTGCCTGTCCGTGGTCCAGTGCAACGAGAAACGCGACGTCGTCTCGGGCATGTGCCTCTGCAATTATCCCAACGTGCCGTCGGTGATCCCTCAAGATTGGCCCGCCTGGTTGGACACGCTATACGG GTTGGAGAACGTGACGGAAAGGAACTCGATGTTCGTGCACTTCCTCGTGTGGGACAGACGGTACACCGGTCATTTCTTCGAGGACCTTCTGACCGGACTGTTCGACGTCGCCTCGTATCTCTTGCACGTGATCCTCGTGCTTCCTCCACGGGTTATTCCAG CGGACGTGTTCGAGCAGCAGATGATCAGGATCTCGTCCAAGTGCTCGACGAACACGTACTCCGTGCAGTCCCTCTACGTGACCGTTCGTCATTGGAAAAACTCCCGGCTGAGGATCCGACGCATCGT AGAGGAGGATAACGACCTGGTGATACCGATCATCGGCGCAGAGTCGCGTCTCGTGGAGGAGTTTTACGGGGAGTATTACGTCAGCGAGATGGTTCGTTATCCCAACGATTACAGGCAGTTGATCGTCTCCGAGGACCACGACGGCCTGGCCACTGGCGCCATGTTCCTCAACAGAAGAGTAGACGTCGACGTTCTCAACGAGAACTTTGAACTTGGACCCTACAATGGTCTCAGGAAGCCTAGCGAGGACGACGTTTTCCCTCCGGGGAGCATGGAACCATCTAGCGAGACTTACTTCTCCATTTTCTCGGGAAAGCCTCGAACGAAGAGGATCTACGG AGACAGCTTATCCATGCTGATATCCGCGGAGGATTTGGAGGAACCTAACGAAAGCAACAGCTTGCAAGGCTTGAACGATCGTCGGAACGAAAAGTTTACGGAGAAGCCAATTGGTTTCTCGAAGAGCGACATTCTCACCGAGCCATCGATCATCGATAATTTTAGCGATAACTACGGCTCGAAAATGCAGACTAGCGTATTTCAGGACACTTTGCTCGATATTCCACGTGAGTTCGAACGTCTAGCCGTATACGCCAGAGACGGATG TTACTTCTTCAACGAAGGAAGACTCACCGTCCCATCGATCAAATCGAGCGAGATGCTGCCGCCAAAAGAgatccagcttcctccgcagccgATCTATCGCGGCGAGGTGAACGCGTTCGTTTTGGAGATCTTCGCGAGGCAGCCACAGATCAAGAACCGTTGCTGTAGAAACTTTCTCGAGGCTGCCTTTGAGTGTTTCCCTGACCTGGACTACTGCGTTATACTCCTACCGTCGTCTCATCCCTTTCTACCTTTCTTGGAAAATTTCGTG CGCGTACCATTGAGATGCAACAGAGATTTTCCGATGACGCTGTACGCTACGCATCGAGCGTCTCTTTTGGGGCGAATAACGACTCGCGAGGGCCTTCTCGAGGATTGGGAAGACGTCTGTCAGCTTTTGCGCGGAATTCCAAAGGCGGAGAACACGCTGAGTGACTTGGAGGCGGCGGTGACGAAGCGACGGTCCGACCTGTTCTGTTACGTCTTCCAATGGAACGACGCGATAATCGGCGTGGCGATTCTCTG TACCGAGAAAGACGTCGCGTTCATCAAAAGACGGTACCACGTGGAGGATTACATGGCGACGCAGAACGTGGCTTATGACGCTCACGGTTGCATCTTGCATTTCGTGTTAACGCCCATCTTTTCTGTTCATCTGCGGTTCTTCTTCCGCGAAATCATGCGTCTCAGCGGCTTGGCAGTTTTGTATTATCGGCTCGAGGAACGCGCTTTGAGTGCTCTGGTAAACGCTCTCGA TCCGCGGTTTCAGACTCGTTCACAGCCCCTAGCGACGTGTTTGGATGCCATGGTCTTTGTCAATCCTCGACAAAGGATCGAGTACAAGTTCCGCGGCTACGTGGAAACCGATAAGCCCAAAACGACCAACGaacctttcgcgcttttcatgaCGACGCCCAGGTTGGCGATTCTCGACCATTTTATCGTCGACACGAAAGTCGTGGTCGTGGGCGCCTCCGACTGCGGAGTCGCTTTCATGGAACACCTCGCCTTAGG GTCCACTCTAGATTCAGTGCGATTCGCGAATCTCACGCTGATATCGCCGAACGGTTTGCCCTTCGAAAAACAACATGGCGGCGCGATCGTGCGTTCGATTCCCTTTCGAGGTCGATACTGTCGAGATTATCGTCGTCTGGTCGTAGCACGTGCTTGGATCAACGTCATCTACGGCACGGTAGTAACGATTAACAG GAAAGAGAAGTACGTGACGGTGATGAATCAAGGGAACATCACGTACGACTACTTGATATTGACTTGCGGATTGCAATACCAGAGGCCACGGTTTCGCGAAGAGCTGGAGGCGCATAAGAGCGG GGAGTTCCCGAAACATGAAACGCCCTGGAATTGTTTGACGATCAACGACGACATGCAGGCGGTGGCGTGTTTGGAGAAGATCCAACTGTCGATGAGCAACTTTCAGGACGAAA GAAGGATCGTCCTCTACGGACACAATATAGACTGCTATTGCGCTCTTCAAGGACTGCTCGAATCCGGAATAAACGGTGCTTGGATCACTTTGATCGAGCCGCCGTTGCCGGCGAACGAGTCTCGCGAGAGCGTCTTCTTCGACGACTGCGAA GTGTACGTGGAGACGATGAATTCGATTTCGAATAGCGGAGTCGAAGTACTCGTGGACTGGGAGCTGATCGATTGGCATCTGAGGAGTTCGATCGAGGGAAAATTCATAGAAGCGATCGTTTTGCGATCCGAAGGCAGAACTAGGACTATGGAGTGCGACGTCTTCGTCAACTTCAACGAGAAAACGATCAACATGGAGCTATTTTTGG CGATCTGCAGATCCGGACTGGTGTTCGACGGTCAACTGGTCATAGATCCGGAGTTCAGGACGAACGATCCGTCGATCTTCGCGGCTGGCACCGTCACCAAATATTCCAGAAAGTTCTGCGCGGATTCCCAACAGCACAAGTACTACAACAGCGTAGAAATCGGCACGAGAGTTAGTACAGCAGACCCTGGTCGCTTTCAAAGACTCGTT TACTTCAATTTATGCAAAACACATGTTGATCGTTGCAAGCTGGCGAAAGTCCTGCGATCGGCCATCGACACTCAGCAACGAGGCAGTAAAGTATCCTCCTTACTGGTCAAGAGCAAAGCTTGCTCGACGCCGCCATTGTTTCGTTCCGCGAACGTCGTAGCCTGCACTTTGCCCGGTGGTTATCGGTACCTTCACGTTCGCAAACCTGGGAAACCCGTCCCTCGAAAACAGGCGATTCGTTGCAATTCCTAC GGTTCGGTGTTGAAAACAGGCTCCTGCGCCTCGGAAATTGGCTACTTTCGCATACGGTTGAACAGATTCGACTCCGTCGAGTCGATAACGTGCTGCAACAAAAAG GAATTCGAGTTGCACCACGTGATTAAGTTGTACGGAAAGCACGAGAGCTTATTGAACGAGTTGAAGACGCGTTTCCAA AAATCGCTGATCTCGGACTTGTACGCGTACTTCCGGGAACCGTGGGCAATGGCGATTTTCTACGACAGATTCGAGTGCCTTCGCGTGGAGAATCGAGCCACGTTGCTGTCCAAAACG GCGATTCCCGGTTCGTCTTTGGTCGACGACTGCATCCGCGCTCTAGTAAAATCAAAATGGGAGCCG AAATGTACCAGATCGTATACGATTACTAACATGTCCAAATCGAAATGCTTGGACAAGTTTTGCAACAATGATGACCGTTGTCCTAAATGCTATAGTACAGTCCACCTTTTCTCTTTCGTTTCTCATCGTTCGACGACTCTTCAGATACCGGAAAACGATCGACGTCGGATCGAAGAGAAATACGCCGGGTCGGTGTACCAGCAGGAGCTCGAGGAGAGTCTGCTGGACTTCCTGCAGTTCTCCGAAGAGGATATACCTGTGTATTGCACGCCTGGAAAGTTGCGTGAATTATACGCCGACAACGAGGACAGTCCTCTGTACACGTACCTCTAG
- the Dhod gene encoding dihydroorotate dehydrogenase 2, producing the protein MAGRLSNRAKLKSLLTVTSTAATMFGGICIYQGNEKFYNNVAVPLVQLLDPEIAHTAAVKILKWGLLARQNTEDPASLAINVWDLRFKNPIGMAAGFDKQGEAVEGLHKIGFSFVEIGSVTPKPQPGNPKPRLFRLPEDKAVVNRYGFNSEGHDSVWHRLRKLKDNCKFHGIVGVNLGKNKTSDDAIQDYIDGIRKFSDVADYFVINVSSPNTPGLRSLQNKNDLEQLLTKVNETRQSIQSKQPLLLKLAPDLSDSEKQDIADVVLRKRSTVDGLILCNTTITRNNLTSSLKEESGGLSGAPLSNMSTVMISDMYKLTRGTIPIIGVGGIFTGADAYDKIKAGASLVQLYTSFAYQGPPIVGKIKRELNDMLKRDGLTSIKDAIGKDANVR; encoded by the exons ATGGCTGGACGATTGAGTAACAGAGCGAAACTAAAGTCGCTGTTGACAGTAACCAGTACTGCTGCGACGATGTTTGGTGGTATTTGCATTTACCAGGGTAACGAAAAGTTTTACAACAATGTTGCTGTGCCTCTGGTGCAACTGTTGGATCCCGAGATCGCGCACACCGCAGCTGTGAAAATTTTAAAATGGGGGCTTCTTGCCAGGCAAAACACAGAGGATCCTGCTTCTCTTGCTATCAATGTCTGGGATCTACGGTTTAAGAACCCAATAGGGATGGCTGCTGGGTTCGACAAGCAAGGAGAAGCTGTAGAGGGTTTGCACAAAATAGGTTTTAGCTTTGTAGAAATAG GATCTGTTACACCAAAGCCTCAACCCGGCAATCCTAAACCTAGGTTGTTTAGATTACCAGAGGACAAAGCAGTTGTTAATAGATATGGGTTTAATAGCGAAGGCCACGATTCTGTATGGCACCGCCTAAGAAAGCTCAAAGACAACTGCAAGTTCCATGGTATCGTTGGGGTGAACTTGGGTAAAAACAAAACGTCCGATGACGCGATCCAAGATTACATAGATGGTATAAGGAAGTTTTCGGACGTGGCGGATTACTTTGTAATTAACGTATCGAGTCCAAACACGCCCGGATTAAGATCTCTGCAGAACAAGAACGATCTAGAACAGCTATTGACAAAAGTAAATGAAACGAGGCAATCTATACAGAGCAAGCAGCCGTTGCTACTCAAACTTGCTCCGGATTTGTCGGACTCGGAGAAGCAAGATATCGCGGACGTGGTACTACGGAAGAGATCCACAGTCGACGGTTTGATACTGTGCAACACTACGATCACGCGAAACAATCTAACGAGTTCTCTTAAAGAGGAGAGCGGAGGACTCAGCGGAGCTCCGCTTTCTAACATGTCCACGGTAATGATTTCGGATATGTACAAACTAACACGTGGTACGATTCCAATAATCGGCGTGGGCGGAATTTTCACCGGAGCAGACGCTTACGATAAAATCAAAGCCGGCGCCTCTCTGGTACAACTTTACACGTCGTTCGCGTACCAAGGACCGCCGATCGTAGGGAAAATTAAACGCGAATTGAACGACATGCTTAAACGGGACGGCCTAACATCCATCAAAGATGCGATTGGAAAAGATGCCAATGTTAGATAA
- the LOC143346285 gene encoding homeodomain-only protein produces MDRPRPISSYFYERKCYLCERRTVFPDRNDSWTQPQRKVRFVEPKKMMRSPSPQYPSRGGSDIRVIRLTEDQEAVLQEQFNRWPRAPHAADVVLLAAETGLSEADVEAWYRIRLAQWRKEQGLGGNLGLH; encoded by the exons ATGGACAGGCCCAGACCCATTTCCTCGTACTTCTACGAACGAAAGTGTTACCTCTGCGAGCGTCGCACCGTTTTTCCCGATCGCAATGACTCCTGGACACAGCCACAGCGAAAAGTGAGATTCGTCGAGCCGA AGAAAATGATGCGATCACCTTCTCCGCAATACCCCAGTAGGGGAGGATCGGACATTCGGGTGATTCGATTGACGGAAGATCAGGAAGCCGTTCTTCAAGAACAGTTCAACAGATGGCCCAGAGCACCTCACGCGGCGGATGTGGTTCTATTGGCGGCCGAAACGGGACTCTCCGAAGCTGACGTTGAG GCCTGGTACCGCATCCGATTGGCCCAGTGGAGGAAGGAGCAGGGGTTGGGGGGAAACCTTGGTTTACATTGA